One segment of Clavelina lepadiformis chromosome 2, kaClaLepa1.1, whole genome shotgun sequence DNA contains the following:
- the LOC143446016 gene encoding uncharacterized protein LOC143446016 isoform X2 has protein sequence MAVSTFNEDLVELVKNNPSLYNWGLPLYKDEDFKHQTWKEIGEALGESVEVCRRRWRSLRTRYRRELTTMERGERPAHKRKWINNSIAAEYSSSEEGKDTRSMVFSRGLKRERSANEVEDSPTMTGQGRLDQNGMMLNITDPSEKLKLTHHGSYMLQPAQNHWSPAGDAHELSSVISVTQSILKDVQCKVSELKDDDEAEKFGRLVTAKLRKLKDQSNAQIKILNVIQEERLAEMHASNEAAAAGTASKEL, from the exons ATGGCTGTGAGTACGTTTAATGAAGACCTTGTTGAGTTAGTGAAAAACAATCCTAGTCTTTATAACTGGGGACTTCCTCTGTATAAAGATGAAGATTTCAAGCATCAAACTTGGAAGGAAATCGGCGAAGCCCTTGGCGAAAGTG TGGAAGTTTGTCGACGAAGGTGGCGAAGTTTGCGGACCCGATACCGTCGAGAGCTGACTACGATGGAAAGAGGAGAACGACCTGCCCACAAGCGAAAATGGAT AAACAACAGTATTGCCGCAGAATATTCTAGTTCCGAGGAAGGAAAGGACACACGTTCGATGG TTTTTTCACGAGGGTTAAAGAGGGAAAGAAGCGCAAACGAAGTTGAAGATTCGCCAACAATGACTGGGCAAGGTCGCCTGGATCAAAATGGCATGATGTTAAATATTACTGACCCTTCAGAAAAACTAAAACTCACACATCATGGGTCGTATATGTTGCAACCAGCGCAAAATCATTGGTCACCCGCAGGAGATGCACATGAACTCAGTTCCGTGATCTCCGTAACTCAGTCGATTTTGAAAGATGTTCAGTGCAAAGTTTCTGAGCTTAAAGACGACGACGAAGCCGAAAAATTCGGGCGTTTGGTGACAGCAAAACTACGCAAGCTAAAGGACCAATCAAACGCTCAAATTAAAATCCTGAATGTGATACAAGAAGAACGACTGGCTGAAATGCATGCTTCAAATGAAGCAGCTGCTGCAGGCACAGCATCAAAGGAATTGTAA
- the LOC143446239 gene encoding uncharacterized protein LOC143446239 isoform X2 produces MAKRTYCGHKSGEDTKRKRRKGRTLPDLEDDPLLTIPHPLDYDEYAGNMPSSNFDGGESSSHTLPSSVFDIESSFNDSMLDENISDEDLESLESILRCPVIKENLKAGDLAWIKHSRSTCFWPAYIKSVSNKKALAFYVGYSKFTKKEKAFSYNIKSKRIKRFYTNDYNEIVEQGKKHCKENDEKKRIEDPSNGELSAFTKAIDLAESYVNHRKKGNLSKVEDIFEFFNTNGLSLCYKQCLEENKKLMYSRLPTPPLTNDSKHENTKDQSAASNQQFSCSQTQLISESNTLNIHDDASEACENKDETHSDMASLVCGAIATANRLSKQEKQNNKILALFNQRNMKIVKFILDGKCDSCLLNILQRKTPSRRMDALVSKWETGSVKRKKGHTENSYFEDSQQFETVCTHLSNFIKERAKNVTGIVECGDLLFDVFLPESIIYSIHKVQRRNLKSAEKMYTKGCQVKAIKDDPLLNRPLTDEQRSLMNYKLKDFAREMNIAL; encoded by the exons ATGGCAAAGCGTACATATTGTGGTCATAAGAGCGGCGAAGATACCAAAAGAAAACGACGAAAAGGTCGCACCTTGCCTGATCTTGAAGATGACCCTTTATTAACCATCCCCCACCCTTTGGATTATGATGAATATGCTG GTAATATGCCATCATCTAACTTTGATGGGGGTGAAAGTTCTTCACATACTCTACCATCGTCAGTTTTTGATATTGAATCTAGCTTTAATGACAGTATGTTAGACGAAAACATCTCAGATGAAGATTTGGAGTCATTAGAG AGTATTTTAAGATGCccagtaataaaagaaaatctgAAGGCCGGAGACTTAGCGTGGATAAAACACTCCAGGAGCACCTGCTTTTGGCCAGCTTATATCAAGtctgtttcaaacaaaaaagccTTGGCATTTTACGTTGGTTATTCCAA atttacaaagaaagaaaaagcttTCTCTTATAATATTAAGTCAAAGAGGATTAAAAGATTTTACACAAATGACTATAACGAAATAGTAGAACAAGGAAAGAAACACTGCAAGGAGAACGATgaaaaaaag AGAATTGAAGACCCGTCCAACGGTGAGCTGTCTGCATTTACAAAAGCGATAGATTTGGCAGAAAGCTACGTAAACCATAGGAAGAAGGGAAATTTGTCAAAAGTGGAAgacatttttgaattttttaatacCAATGGATTATCACTTTGCTACAAGCAGTGCTTAGAAGAAAACAAGAAGCTAATGTACTCTCGTTTACCAACACCACCTCTCACAAATGACTCAAAGCATGAGAATACAAAGGACCAGTCTGCAGCAAGCAATCAACAATTTTCTTGCTCTCAGACACAGCTGATTTCCGAATCCAACACCTTAAACATTCATGATGATGCGTCTGAGGCATGTGAGAACAAAGATGAGACTCATTCCGATATGGCCAGTTTGGTTTGTGGTGCGATTGCCACGGCCAATCGCCTTtcgaaacaagaaaaacaaaacaacaaaattttggcCCTTTTTAACCAAAGGAACATGAAAATtgtgaaatttattttggatGGAAAATGCGACTCCTGCCTTCTGAATATTCTACAAAGAAAAACGCCAAGTAGAAG AATGGATGCATTAGTTTCAAAATGGGAAACTGGATCTGTGAAACGAAAAAAGGGGCATACTGAAAACTCGTACTTTGAAGATAGCCAGCAATTTGAAACTGTCTGCACTCACCTTAGTAACTTTATTAAGGAACGTGCAAA AAATGTAACGGGAATTGTAGAATGTGGAGATTTATTATTTGATGTGTTTCTGCCCGAATCAATCATATACAGCATCCATAAAGTGCAAAGACGAAATCTCAAGTCAGCTGAAAAG atGTACACAAAAGGTTGCCAGGTCAAAGCCATAAAAGATGACCCTTTACTGAACAGACCTTTGACGGATGAACAACGTTCACTAATGAATTACAAgttaaaagattttgcaaGAGAAATGAATATTGCACTTTGA
- the LOC143446016 gene encoding uncharacterized protein LOC143446016 isoform X1 — translation MAVSTFNEDLVELVKNNPSLYNWGLPLYKDEDFKHQTWKEIGEALGESVEVCRRRWRSLRTRYRRELTTMERGERPAHKRKWMYFDNLSFLYNFLQKKENNSIAAEYSSSEEGKDTRSMVFSRGLKRERSANEVEDSPTMTGQGRLDQNGMMLNITDPSEKLKLTHHGSYMLQPAQNHWSPAGDAHELSSVISVTQSILKDVQCKVSELKDDDEAEKFGRLVTAKLRKLKDQSNAQIKILNVIQEERLAEMHASNEAAAAGTASKEL, via the exons ATGGCTGTGAGTACGTTTAATGAAGACCTTGTTGAGTTAGTGAAAAACAATCCTAGTCTTTATAACTGGGGACTTCCTCTGTATAAAGATGAAGATTTCAAGCATCAAACTTGGAAGGAAATCGGCGAAGCCCTTGGCGAAAGTG TGGAAGTTTGTCGACGAAGGTGGCGAAGTTTGCGGACCCGATACCGTCGAGAGCTGACTACGATGGAAAGAGGAGAACGACCTGCCCACAAGCGAAAATGGATGTACTTTGACAACCTCAGTTTCTTGTACAACTTCTTACAGAAAAAAGA AAACAACAGTATTGCCGCAGAATATTCTAGTTCCGAGGAAGGAAAGGACACACGTTCGATGG TTTTTTCACGAGGGTTAAAGAGGGAAAGAAGCGCAAACGAAGTTGAAGATTCGCCAACAATGACTGGGCAAGGTCGCCTGGATCAAAATGGCATGATGTTAAATATTACTGACCCTTCAGAAAAACTAAAACTCACACATCATGGGTCGTATATGTTGCAACCAGCGCAAAATCATTGGTCACCCGCAGGAGATGCACATGAACTCAGTTCCGTGATCTCCGTAACTCAGTCGATTTTGAAAGATGTTCAGTGCAAAGTTTCTGAGCTTAAAGACGACGACGAAGCCGAAAAATTCGGGCGTTTGGTGACAGCAAAACTACGCAAGCTAAAGGACCAATCAAACGCTCAAATTAAAATCCTGAATGTGATACAAGAAGAACGACTGGCTGAAATGCATGCTTCAAATGAAGCAGCTGCTGCAGGCACAGCATCAAAGGAATTGTAA
- the LOC143446239 gene encoding uncharacterized protein LOC143446239 isoform X1 produces the protein MAKRTYCGHKSGEDTKRKRRKGRTLPDLEDDPLLTIPHPLDYDEYAAGNMPSSNFDGGESSSHTLPSSVFDIESSFNDSMLDENISDEDLESLESILRCPVIKENLKAGDLAWIKHSRSTCFWPAYIKSVSNKKALAFYVGYSKFTKKEKAFSYNIKSKRIKRFYTNDYNEIVEQGKKHCKENDEKKRIEDPSNGELSAFTKAIDLAESYVNHRKKGNLSKVEDIFEFFNTNGLSLCYKQCLEENKKLMYSRLPTPPLTNDSKHENTKDQSAASNQQFSCSQTQLISESNTLNIHDDASEACENKDETHSDMASLVCGAIATANRLSKQEKQNNKILALFNQRNMKIVKFILDGKCDSCLLNILQRKTPSRRMDALVSKWETGSVKRKKGHTENSYFEDSQQFETVCTHLSNFIKERAKNVTGIVECGDLLFDVFLPESIIYSIHKVQRRNLKSAEKMYTKGCQVKAIKDDPLLNRPLTDEQRSLMNYKLKDFAREMNIAL, from the exons ATGGCAAAGCGTACATATTGTGGTCATAAGAGCGGCGAAGATACCAAAAGAAAACGACGAAAAGGTCGCACCTTGCCTGATCTTGAAGATGACCCTTTATTAACCATCCCCCACCCTTTGGATTATGATGAATATGCTG CAGGTAATATGCCATCATCTAACTTTGATGGGGGTGAAAGTTCTTCACATACTCTACCATCGTCAGTTTTTGATATTGAATCTAGCTTTAATGACAGTATGTTAGACGAAAACATCTCAGATGAAGATTTGGAGTCATTAGAG AGTATTTTAAGATGCccagtaataaaagaaaatctgAAGGCCGGAGACTTAGCGTGGATAAAACACTCCAGGAGCACCTGCTTTTGGCCAGCTTATATCAAGtctgtttcaaacaaaaaagccTTGGCATTTTACGTTGGTTATTCCAA atttacaaagaaagaaaaagcttTCTCTTATAATATTAAGTCAAAGAGGATTAAAAGATTTTACACAAATGACTATAACGAAATAGTAGAACAAGGAAAGAAACACTGCAAGGAGAACGATgaaaaaaag AGAATTGAAGACCCGTCCAACGGTGAGCTGTCTGCATTTACAAAAGCGATAGATTTGGCAGAAAGCTACGTAAACCATAGGAAGAAGGGAAATTTGTCAAAAGTGGAAgacatttttgaattttttaatacCAATGGATTATCACTTTGCTACAAGCAGTGCTTAGAAGAAAACAAGAAGCTAATGTACTCTCGTTTACCAACACCACCTCTCACAAATGACTCAAAGCATGAGAATACAAAGGACCAGTCTGCAGCAAGCAATCAACAATTTTCTTGCTCTCAGACACAGCTGATTTCCGAATCCAACACCTTAAACATTCATGATGATGCGTCTGAGGCATGTGAGAACAAAGATGAGACTCATTCCGATATGGCCAGTTTGGTTTGTGGTGCGATTGCCACGGCCAATCGCCTTtcgaaacaagaaaaacaaaacaacaaaattttggcCCTTTTTAACCAAAGGAACATGAAAATtgtgaaatttattttggatGGAAAATGCGACTCCTGCCTTCTGAATATTCTACAAAGAAAAACGCCAAGTAGAAG AATGGATGCATTAGTTTCAAAATGGGAAACTGGATCTGTGAAACGAAAAAAGGGGCATACTGAAAACTCGTACTTTGAAGATAGCCAGCAATTTGAAACTGTCTGCACTCACCTTAGTAACTTTATTAAGGAACGTGCAAA AAATGTAACGGGAATTGTAGAATGTGGAGATTTATTATTTGATGTGTTTCTGCCCGAATCAATCATATACAGCATCCATAAAGTGCAAAGACGAAATCTCAAGTCAGCTGAAAAG atGTACACAAAAGGTTGCCAGGTCAAAGCCATAAAAGATGACCCTTTACTGAACAGACCTTTGACGGATGAACAACGTTCACTAATGAATTACAAgttaaaagattttgcaaGAGAAATGAATATTGCACTTTGA
- the LOC143446825 gene encoding histone H2A-like, translating into MSGRGKGKTTTKTAGSKVKSRSSRAGLQFPVGRIHRMLRKGNYSERVGAGAPVYLASVLEYLTAEILELAGNAARDNKKARIIPRHMQLAIRNDEELNTLLGNVTIAQGGVLPNISQALLPKHTGAKKSGPPQSQSQDY; encoded by the exons ATGTCTGGAAGAGGAAAGGGAAAAACTACTACTAAAACAGCTGGATCAAAGGTAAAATCAAGGTCTTCCAGGGCTGGTTTGCAATTTCCTGTTGGTAGAATACACAGGATGTTGCGCAAGGGCAACTATTCTGAAAGAGTGG GTGCTGGTGCTCCAGTTTATCTAGCTTCAGTGCTAGAATATCTGACTGCTGAAATCTTGGAATTGGCTGGCAATGCTGCCAGAGACAACAAGAAGGCCAGAATTATTCCACGGCATATGCAACTTGCAATACGAAATGATGAAGAACTGAACACACTTCTTG GAAATGTTACCATTGCGCAAGGAGGTGTTCTTCCAAATATATCTCAGGCCCTCCTTCCAAAGCACACTGGCGCAAAGAAATCAGGTCCACCACAGAGTCAGTCACAGGATTACTGA